A section of the Parasteatoda tepidariorum isolate YZ-2023 chromosome 6, CAS_Ptep_4.0, whole genome shotgun sequence genome encodes:
- the LOC122271066 gene encoding uncharacterized protein gives MNLEVNKVAVKPPIFWRHKPKLWFLQLEAQFANGNITRDLTKYNIVVASLDENVLDFVEDILLNPPMNGKYDALKNALLSRLTDSEEARLKKVLTTLNLGDKRPSDLLRQMKGLAENSISEELLKSLWLQRLPQQVQAILSISSDSLDKMAEMADKIIGIFSSTELCTVDKVSSKTFEHNXRTFKMYFLEC, from the coding sequence ATGAATTTAGAAGTAAACAAAGTGGCAGTTAAACCACCAATTTTTTGGCGACATAAACCTAAGTTATGGTTCTTACAACTTGAAGCACAGTTTGCTAACGGCAATATTACTCGTGATTTAACTAAGTATAACATTGTCGTTGCCTCATTAGACGAAAATGTCTTAGATTTCGTAGAGGATATTTTGTTAAACCCGCCAATGAATGGAAAATACGACGccttaaaaaatgcattgttaaGTAGATTGACAGATTCTGAAGAAGCCAGGTTAAAAAAGGTGTTGACTACACTTAATCTTGGCGATAAGCGTCCATCTGACTTGTTGCGACAAATGAAAGGTTTGgctgaaaattccatttctgaGGAATTGTTAAAATCACTTTGGCTACAGAGGCTACCACAACAGGTTCAAGCTATATTATCTATTAGCTCTGATTCTTTGGATAAAATGGCAGAGATGGCAGACAAAATTATTGGTATATTTAGCTCAACAGAGTTATGTACAGTTGATAAAGTATCCAGTAAAACTTTTGAGCATAATANAAggacatttaaaatgtatttcctgGAGTGTTAA
- the LOC107445186 gene encoding uncharacterized protein, protein MEERTNDNLNSSTQDVNLEINKVAVKPSIFWRHKPKLWFLQLEAQFANGNITRDLTKYNIVVASLDENVLDFVVDILSNQPIDGKYDALKNALLNRLTDTEEVRLKKVLTELNLGDKRPSDLLRRQIKGLAENSISEELLKSLWLQRLPQQIQAILSISSDSLDKIAEMTDKIIGIFSSAELYTVDKVSSKTFEH, encoded by the coding sequence ATGGAGGAAAGAACAaacgataatttaaattcatcaacTCAGGATGTGaacttagaaataaacaaagtaGCAGTTAAACCATCAATTTTTTGGCGACATAAACCTAAGTTATGGTTCTTACAACTTGAAGCACAGTTTGCTAACGGCAATATTACTCGTGATTTAACTAAGTATAACATTGTCGTTGCCTCATTGGACGAAAATGTCTTAGATTTTGTAGTGGATATCTTGTCAAACCAGCCAATTGATGGAAAATACGacgctttaaaaaatgcattattaaatagATTAACAGATACTGAAGAAGTCAGGTTAAAAAAGGTGTTAACTGAACTTAATCTTGGCGATAAGCGTCCATCTGACTTGTTGCGGCGACAAATAAAAGGTTTGgctgaaaattccatttctgaggaattattaaaatcactttgGCTACAGAGATTACCACAACAGATTCAAGCTATATTATCTATTAGCTCTGATTCTTTGGATAAAATTGCAGAGATGACAGACAAAATTATTGGTATATTTAGCTCAGCAGAGTTATATACAGTTGATAAAGTATCCAGCAAAACTTTTGAGCATTAg
- the LOC122271065 gene encoding uncharacterized protein: protein MCHENPSWTKSLPIILLGLRTTLRDDCQATPAELMYDENIKLPYDFFEHSNIEAQSEFIHNLKSTMEKLKPVPFRHHSKQKPFIFKDLKTCSHVFVRTDSVRHSLQQPYHRPYKVSKRTDKMFTVKMRQKEVNVSIDRIKPYFSDISTESPLLVEKNFGPVSSSTISATEQSNGNKRVKLVIPPQVTRSGRTVRIPARYT from the coding sequence ATGTGCCATGAAAATCCAAGCTGGACAAAGTCACTTCCGATTATTCTACTTGGTTTACGCACAACCTTGCGAGATGACTGTCAAGCCACCCCAGCAGAACTCATGtatgatgaaaatataaaactaccatatgatttttttgaacATTCAAACATTGAAGCGCAATCAGAATtcattcacaatttaaaaagcaccatggaaaaattaaaacccGTCCCATTTCGTCATCACTCGAAGCAGAAACCATTTatattcaaagatttaaaaacttgctCACACGTATTTGTCCGTACTGACAGTGTTCGACATAGTTTGCAACAACCCTATCATAGACCCTATAAAGTTTCAAAGAGAACCGATAAAATGTTCACTGTTAAAATGAGGCAAAAAGAAGTTAATGTATCGATAGATAGAATAAAGCCCTATTTTTCGGACATTTCTACAGAATCACCTTTACTGGTTGAAAAGAATTTTGGGCCTGTTTCATCGTCTACAATTTCTGCTACAGAGCAAAGCAACGGAAACAAAAGAGTGAAGCTTGTTATTCCACCCCAAGTGACTAGATCTGGACGAACTGTGCGCATTCCAGCACGTTACACATGA